From a region of the Corallococcus macrosporus genome:
- a CDS encoding VWA domain-containing protein — translation MRGALPSLEGLQWPERSTAELLQQELSSLRLPHFCQGESSLVEALLLDILEASSAGALKRAAWEASRLRELMEQERTRQQKARAVSASSAAEPTSFRAKGRKIVLEEAPNAATLAALHAEAAQWAKLQEQGALREGIQTAWQERVRSWALLEEVFGELAMLLGRGWDLGRGLLRSRGWLETARLRELLERLPALKQLIQALGRMRTSEDASLPPVMETVIGPMRRVHEERQEVQSPLARSETRGVERSGDVQRMLPPEAVLLGHPTLRLLWHARRAERTLLTYKVDGTELELVQRETEADEARSRASPPMTRGPILVCLDTSGSMEGTPETVAKALVLEAARVAFAEKRACYLYAFSGPGDVVEHELSLTESGLARLMAFLTHSFGGGTDVEVPLKRAVSRLDSEAWARADLLLVSDGEFAVPEATRNLMVQASARKGLRAHGVLIGAGHGDAMAALCSPVHRFNDWRALLDGP, via the coding sequence CGAGTCCTCTCTCGTCGAAGCCTTGCTGCTGGACATCCTTGAAGCCAGTTCGGCCGGAGCCCTGAAGCGCGCGGCGTGGGAAGCGTCGCGACTTCGGGAATTGATGGAGCAGGAGCGCACGCGTCAGCAGAAGGCTCGCGCCGTCTCGGCTTCATCTGCTGCCGAACCCACCTCCTTCAGGGCGAAGGGGAGGAAGATCGTCCTTGAGGAGGCGCCCAACGCAGCCACGCTCGCCGCGCTCCATGCGGAAGCCGCGCAATGGGCGAAGCTCCAGGAGCAGGGCGCGCTAAGAGAAGGGATCCAAACAGCCTGGCAGGAGCGGGTGCGAAGCTGGGCGCTGTTGGAGGAGGTCTTCGGCGAGCTCGCCATGTTGCTCGGGCGTGGCTGGGACCTGGGCCGGGGACTGCTCCGCTCGCGCGGGTGGTTGGAGACAGCACGGCTCCGTGAGCTGCTGGAGCGACTGCCTGCCTTGAAGCAGCTCATCCAGGCGCTGGGGCGGATGCGAACGTCGGAGGACGCATCCCTGCCTCCCGTGATGGAGACAGTCATTGGTCCCATGCGCCGGGTCCATGAGGAGCGCCAGGAGGTCCAAAGCCCCCTGGCCCGGTCGGAGACGCGCGGGGTCGAGCGCTCCGGAGACGTGCAGCGGATGCTTCCCCCGGAGGCTGTCCTCCTGGGGCACCCGACGCTGAGGTTGCTCTGGCATGCCCGCCGTGCCGAACGAACCTTGCTCACCTACAAGGTCGATGGGACCGAGCTGGAGCTCGTCCAGAGAGAAACCGAAGCAGATGAGGCCCGGTCGCGAGCCTCTCCGCCCATGACGCGCGGCCCCATCCTGGTCTGCCTGGACACGTCCGGGTCCATGGAGGGAACGCCTGAAACGGTCGCGAAGGCGCTGGTCCTGGAGGCAGCCCGTGTGGCCTTCGCGGAGAAGCGGGCCTGCTACCTCTACGCCTTCAGTGGTCCTGGAGACGTGGTGGAGCATGAGTTGTCGCTGACGGAATCAGGACTCGCGAGGCTGATGGCGTTCCTCACCCATTCCTTCGGTGGAGGCACGGACGTGGAAGTGCCTCTCAAGAGGGCCGTCTCCCGCCTGGACTCAGAGGCGTGGGCGCGAGCGGATCTCCTCCTCGTCAGTGATGGCGAGTTCGCTGTTCCGGAAGCGACTCGGAACCTGATGGTCCAGGCCTCCGCACGAAAGGGACTGCGTGCACATGGCGTCCTGATTGGCGCGGGCCACGGAGACGCCATGGCCGCGCTCTGCTCGCCGGTTCACCGCTTCAATGACTGGCGGGCGCTGCTCGACGGGCCCTGA
- a CDS encoding GMC oxidoreductase: protein MAANYKKFFAGSRNVPKGISLGYPVPGPQEASADQIAGQAFFAKPSDWSDIQASAYDFIVIGTGPTGVAFIEQTLKHNPNARILVLERGGFWLPTHYQMLPLAFQAATGSPPTTYPWTRTARMATSELEFFQAGYIPVLGGRSTYWSAWCPAPGPDLMRDWPQELIDVTLQPGFWDRARAFLHVTPMDRIHDGVYGSLQHQIDVNLRENFRRYVPSAENAFPAPIAVGNPPWKGVKFYKYSTVGTLLDLQQSQKALAAQGKGQPLTIVDHCVVDRLVHDGHGTVTALETSRGPLAVSAAKVVLAMGTIPPATLLMNSFKEALPNIGKRYTGHFMSHITARVKRSAFKDLSSLEIGAVYLDGKAPNGLQYHVQASAFAAANPEADESTIAHEAPDAAAVASMAQLKGSEDYVVFVCATLGEVSEKNPDNWIRMNGGTDPATNITLQLQPGVQDHHLWDVLDEATYQTLDVLAGRAGCSGSAPEMEYWVDDASGTGGSWQSERPGKKHIRLNIIVHEASPLWMGTDPATSVVGLDYRPHGVHNVYVTGGALFPTSGSWNPTLTMCGLAQDLADRLRG, encoded by the coding sequence ATGGCCGCCAACTACAAGAAGTTCTTCGCTGGCTCCCGCAACGTCCCGAAGGGCATCTCCCTTGGCTACCCGGTGCCCGGGCCGCAGGAGGCGAGCGCGGATCAGATTGCCGGCCAGGCTTTCTTCGCCAAGCCGAGCGACTGGAGCGACATCCAGGCCTCCGCGTATGACTTCATCGTGATTGGCACCGGGCCCACCGGGGTGGCCTTCATCGAGCAGACGCTGAAGCACAACCCGAACGCGCGCATCCTGGTGCTGGAGCGGGGTGGCTTCTGGCTGCCCACGCACTACCAGATGCTGCCGCTGGCCTTCCAGGCCGCGACCGGTTCGCCGCCCACGACCTATCCCTGGACCCGCACGGCGCGGATGGCGACGTCGGAGCTGGAGTTCTTCCAGGCCGGCTACATCCCCGTGCTGGGCGGACGCTCCACCTACTGGAGCGCCTGGTGCCCTGCGCCGGGCCCTGACCTCATGCGGGACTGGCCGCAAGAGCTGATCGACGTCACGCTCCAGCCGGGCTTCTGGGACCGCGCCCGGGCCTTCCTGCACGTCACGCCGATGGACCGGATCCACGACGGCGTCTACGGCAGCCTCCAGCATCAGATCGACGTGAACCTCCGGGAGAACTTCAGGCGCTACGTGCCCTCGGCGGAGAACGCGTTCCCGGCGCCCATCGCCGTGGGCAATCCGCCCTGGAAGGGGGTCAAGTTCTACAAGTACTCCACCGTTGGCACGCTGCTGGACCTGCAGCAGTCGCAGAAGGCCCTGGCGGCGCAGGGCAAGGGCCAGCCGCTGACCATCGTGGACCACTGCGTGGTCGACCGCCTGGTGCATGACGGCCACGGGACGGTCACCGCGCTGGAGACGAGCCGAGGTCCGCTGGCGGTGAGCGCGGCGAAGGTCGTGCTGGCGATGGGGACCATTCCGCCCGCGACGCTGCTGATGAACTCCTTCAAGGAGGCCCTGCCGAACATTGGCAAGCGCTACACCGGGCACTTCATGTCTCACATCACGGCGCGCGTGAAGCGCTCGGCGTTCAAGGACCTGTCGTCGCTGGAGATTGGCGCGGTCTACCTGGACGGCAAGGCGCCCAATGGCTTGCAGTATCACGTGCAGGCCAGCGCCTTCGCCGCGGCGAACCCGGAGGCGGACGAGAGCACCATCGCCCACGAAGCCCCGGACGCGGCGGCGGTCGCGTCCATGGCCCAGCTGAAGGGCTCCGAGGATTACGTCGTGTTCGTCTGCGCGACCCTGGGCGAGGTCAGCGAGAAGAACCCCGACAACTGGATCCGCATGAATGGAGGCACCGACCCCGCCACCAACATCACGCTCCAGCTCCAGCCCGGGGTGCAGGACCACCACCTGTGGGACGTGCTGGACGAGGCGACGTATCAGACGCTCGACGTGCTGGCCGGGCGCGCGGGGTGCTCCGGCTCGGCGCCGGAGATGGAGTACTGGGTCGACGACGCGAGCGGGACCGGGGGCTCCTGGCAGTCGGAGCGGCCCGGCAAGAAGCACATCCGCCTGAACATCATCGTGCATGAAGCGTCGCCGCTGTGGATGGGAACGGACCCGGCGACCTCGGTGGTGGGCCTGGATTACCGCCCGCACGGCGTGCACAACGTCTACGTGACGGGCGGAGCGCTCTTTCCGACCTCGGGCTCGTGGAACCCCACGCTGACCATGTGCGGCCTGGCGCAGGACCTGGCGGACCGGCTCCGCGGTTGA
- a CDS encoding aldo/keto reductase family oxidoreductase: MPGFDPSNTFLLGDRPVKRLGYGAMQLAGPGVFGPPKDPAAALAVLREAVARGVDHIDTSDFYGPHVTNKLIREALAPYPRDLVIVTKIGARRGEDASWLPAYSPEALKQAVHDNLRNLGLDVLDVVNLRIMFDTHGPAEGSIEAPLSVLAELQRQGLVRHIGLSNVTPAQVEEGRRMVRIVCVQNQYNLAHRADDALIDSLDRDGIPYVPFFPLGGFSPLQSSTLSAVAQRLNATPMQVALAWLLHRSPNILLIPGTSSVAHLRENLAAGDLKLPEDALRELDSMGRAAHG; encoded by the coding sequence ATGCCCGGTTTCGACCCGTCCAACACTTTCCTCCTCGGTGACCGTCCGGTGAAGCGCCTTGGCTATGGCGCGATGCAGTTGGCGGGGCCCGGCGTCTTCGGCCCGCCCAAGGACCCCGCCGCCGCGCTGGCCGTGCTGCGCGAGGCCGTGGCGCGCGGGGTCGACCACATCGACACCAGCGACTTCTACGGTCCCCACGTCACCAACAAGCTGATCCGCGAGGCGCTCGCGCCCTACCCCCGCGACCTCGTCATCGTCACCAAGATTGGCGCCCGGCGCGGCGAGGACGCGTCCTGGCTCCCGGCCTATTCGCCGGAGGCGCTGAAGCAGGCCGTGCACGACAACCTGCGCAACCTGGGGCTGGACGTGCTGGACGTGGTCAACCTGCGCATCATGTTCGACACGCACGGCCCCGCGGAAGGCTCCATCGAAGCGCCGCTGAGCGTCCTGGCGGAGCTTCAGCGGCAGGGCCTGGTGCGGCACATCGGGCTGAGCAACGTCACCCCCGCGCAGGTCGAGGAGGGCCGCCGGATGGTGCGCATCGTCTGCGTGCAGAACCAGTACAACCTGGCGCACCGGGCCGATGACGCGCTCATCGATTCGCTGGACCGCGACGGCATCCCCTACGTGCCGTTCTTCCCGCTGGGCGGTTTCAGCCCGCTCCAGTCCTCCACCCTGTCCGCCGTCGCGCAGCGCCTGAACGCGACGCCGATGCAGGTCGCGCTCGCGTGGCTGCTCCACCGCTCGCCCAACATCCTGCTGATTCCCGGCACGTCCTCCGTCGCGCACCTGCGGGAGAACCTGGCCGCGGGCGACCTCAAGCTGCCGGAGGATGCGCTCCGGGAGCTGGACTCCATGGGCCGCGCCGCCCACGGCTGA
- a CDS encoding LysR substrate-binding domain-containing protein, translating into MKVDLGDLNAFVVVARARSFRDGARTSGRSASSLSDAVRRLEEQLGVRLLNRTTRSVVPTEAGEGLLARMGPVLSEMEAALDVVNGFRVKPAGTLKLNVPVSASRLVLPSILPAFLAAYPDILVEVISEESFVDVLEAGCDAGIRYDERLEQDMIAVPIGPRTQRFAAAASPAYLARHGRPEHPRDLLQHACVRGRFSSGAMTTWEFERDGEEVRVEPTGPLIVGVGGATDLAVDAAIAGTGIVYLFEDWLRPHLERGALEPVLEPWWLRFSGPFLYYPGRRLVPAPLRAFIDFIKLPPATPSPKDP; encoded by the coding sequence GTGAAGGTCGACCTGGGTGACTTGAACGCCTTCGTGGTGGTGGCGCGGGCCCGGAGCTTCCGGGACGGCGCGCGGACCAGTGGACGCAGTGCGTCCTCCCTCAGTGATGCGGTGCGCCGGCTGGAGGAGCAACTGGGGGTCAGGCTCCTCAACCGGACGACGCGCAGCGTGGTCCCCACCGAGGCCGGGGAGGGGCTGCTGGCTCGGATGGGCCCCGTGTTGAGCGAGATGGAGGCCGCGCTCGACGTGGTGAACGGCTTCCGCGTCAAACCCGCGGGGACCCTGAAGCTCAACGTGCCGGTCAGCGCGTCGCGGCTGGTCCTCCCCAGCATCCTCCCGGCGTTCCTCGCCGCCTATCCCGACATCCTCGTGGAGGTCATCTCCGAGGAGAGCTTCGTCGACGTGCTCGAGGCGGGCTGTGATGCCGGCATCCGCTACGACGAACGGCTGGAGCAGGACATGATCGCGGTGCCCATCGGGCCGCGCACCCAGCGCTTCGCCGCCGCCGCCTCCCCGGCGTATCTGGCGCGGCATGGCCGGCCGGAACATCCCCGCGACCTGCTCCAGCATGCCTGCGTGCGCGGCCGCTTCTCCAGCGGCGCCATGACGACCTGGGAGTTCGAGCGCGACGGCGAGGAGGTGCGCGTGGAGCCGACGGGGCCGTTGATTGTCGGGGTGGGTGGGGCGACCGACCTGGCCGTGGACGCGGCGATCGCGGGGACCGGCATCGTGTACCTCTTCGAGGACTGGCTTCGGCCGCACCTGGAGCGCGGCGCGCTGGAGCCCGTGCTCGAACCCTGGTGGCTGCGCTTCTCCGGACCGTTCCTCTATTACCCCGGCAGGCGCCTGGTGCCGGCGCCGCTGCGGGCCTTCATCGACTTCATCAAGCTGCCTCCCGCGACTCCTTCCCCCAAGGACCCATGA
- a CDS encoding DUF885 domain-containing protein — protein sequence MNALRTPSVLAALLLLSPGCTSSRPPVQAESQASQAVAPAPSSAQAALRAFVDAHFEEHFRRSPMSATSAGVHTYDGELRGFRPEERASQLAYYKDRLAALPGAVDRAALAPQDRADYDILENHFRARILDLETVRSWERNPNAYLGFASNAVYQLINRDFAPLEERMRSAVKRMAVVPEVFAVAPASLQNPPKLWTEIALEQAKGTRSLYAQTLPQAFAPVKDAALQEAFKKEQARCLEAIDGYIRFLKDDLLPRSKGDFAIGEETYRQKLQYEEGVTESIDSLLAWGRAEMKRTQDQFREVAGRIAPGKPAMDVYRELGKDHPSGAELVSTTTATLEEIRQFLIDHRIITVPSEVRAKVAETPVFSRALSFASMSTPGPFETKATEAYYYVTPPDPAWNAEQTAQHMSFYNRYALPIVSIHEAYPGHYVQFLWTNRIQSKVRRLLGSGSFSEGWGLYTEQMMLDEGYGGTGPQADKLRLNQLALYLQRLARYVAGLSLHTRGMTYDQAVSLFEKEAYMTRINAEREARRGTSDPTYLVYALGKKMLMELREDAKVKWGKDFSLQRFHDAVVSHGYPPVPIVRQLLLGEDTAPSASR from the coding sequence ATGAACGCACTGCGAACCCCCAGCGTCCTCGCCGCGTTGTTGCTGCTGTCCCCTGGCTGCACCTCGTCACGCCCACCGGTCCAGGCGGAGTCGCAGGCCTCCCAGGCCGTGGCGCCCGCGCCGTCCTCCGCGCAGGCCGCGCTGCGCGCCTTCGTGGACGCGCACTTCGAGGAGCACTTCCGCCGCTCGCCCATGTCCGCCACCTCCGCGGGCGTGCACACGTATGACGGCGAGCTGCGCGGCTTCCGGCCCGAGGAGCGCGCATCGCAGTTGGCGTACTACAAGGACCGGCTCGCGGCGCTGCCCGGGGCGGTGGACCGCGCCGCGCTGGCACCGCAGGACCGGGCCGACTACGACATCCTGGAGAACCACTTCCGCGCGCGCATCCTGGACCTGGAGACGGTGCGCTCGTGGGAGCGCAACCCGAACGCCTATCTGGGCTTCGCGTCCAACGCCGTGTACCAGCTCATCAACCGCGACTTCGCGCCGCTGGAGGAGCGGATGCGCTCGGCGGTGAAGCGCATGGCGGTGGTGCCGGAGGTCTTCGCGGTGGCGCCGGCGAGCCTCCAGAACCCGCCGAAGCTGTGGACGGAGATCGCGCTGGAGCAGGCGAAGGGCACGCGCTCGCTCTACGCGCAGACGCTGCCGCAGGCCTTCGCGCCGGTGAAGGACGCGGCGCTCCAGGAGGCCTTCAAGAAGGAGCAGGCGCGCTGCCTGGAAGCCATCGACGGATACATCCGCTTCCTGAAGGACGACCTGCTGCCCCGCTCGAAGGGGGACTTCGCGATTGGCGAGGAGACGTACCGCCAGAAGCTCCAGTACGAGGAGGGCGTCACCGAGAGCATTGATTCCCTGCTGGCCTGGGGGCGCGCGGAGATGAAGCGCACGCAGGACCAGTTCCGCGAGGTGGCGGGACGGATTGCTCCGGGCAAGCCCGCCATGGACGTGTACCGCGAGCTGGGCAAGGACCACCCGTCCGGCGCGGAGCTGGTGTCCACGACGACGGCGACGCTGGAGGAGATCCGCCAGTTCCTCATCGACCACCGCATCATCACGGTGCCCAGCGAGGTGCGCGCGAAGGTGGCGGAGACGCCGGTGTTCAGCCGCGCGCTGTCCTTCGCGAGCATGAGCACGCCCGGCCCGTTCGAGACGAAGGCGACGGAGGCGTACTACTACGTGACGCCGCCGGACCCGGCGTGGAACGCGGAGCAGACGGCGCAGCACATGAGCTTCTACAATCGCTACGCGCTGCCCATCGTCTCCATCCACGAGGCGTATCCGGGCCACTACGTGCAGTTCCTGTGGACCAATCGCATCCAGTCCAAGGTGCGCCGGCTGCTGGGTTCCGGTTCCTTCAGTGAAGGCTGGGGCCTCTACACCGAGCAGATGATGCTGGACGAAGGCTACGGCGGCACGGGGCCCCAGGCGGACAAGCTGCGGCTGAACCAGCTGGCGCTCTACCTCCAGCGGCTGGCGCGCTACGTGGCCGGTCTGTCATTGCACACGCGCGGGATGACGTACGACCAGGCCGTGAGCCTCTTCGAGAAGGAGGCCTACATGACGCGCATCAACGCGGAGCGCGAGGCGCGCCGGGGCACGTCCGACCCGACGTACCTGGTGTACGCGCTGGGCAAGAAGATGCTGATGGAGCTGCGTGAGGACGCGAAGGTGAAGTGGGGCAAGGACTTCAGCCTCCAGCGCTTCCACGACGCGGTGGTCTCCCACGGCTACCCGCCCGTGCCCATCGTCCGCCAGCTGCTGCTCGGCGAGGACACGGCGCCTTCGGCGTCACGTTAG
- a CDS encoding response regulator — protein sequence MSTILLVDDEVELLELYSDLLESMGHDVLRAGDGLEALEVARRRRPDLVVTDRMMPRMNGVELCGALVQEEALRGLPIIMHSSSGNPHAPGVLAFLPKSGDLDQFEQVVTRTLASVRRKSQAACPPALGPPATARPAVPAALARMPVSSASGRWAAETAWGRLSP from the coding sequence ATGAGCACCATTCTCCTCGTTGACGATGAAGTCGAACTCCTCGAGCTCTATTCCGACCTCCTCGAGTCGATGGGCCACGACGTCCTTCGAGCGGGCGACGGCCTGGAGGCCCTGGAGGTGGCCCGGCGGCGGCGTCCGGACCTGGTGGTGACGGACAGGATGATGCCGCGCATGAACGGCGTGGAGCTGTGCGGCGCGCTCGTGCAGGAGGAGGCGCTCCGGGGCCTCCCCATCATCATGCACAGCTCCTCCGGCAATCCCCACGCGCCCGGCGTCCTGGCCTTCCTGCCCAAGTCTGGCGATCTGGACCAGTTCGAGCAGGTGGTGACGCGGACGCTGGCCAGCGTGCGCCGGAAGTCGCAGGCGGCCTGTCCTCCCGCCCTCGGCCCGCCAGCTACAGCGAGACCGGCCGTCCCAGCCGCCCTCGCCCGGATGCCTGTGTCTTCGGCATCCGGACGGTGGGCCGCGGAGACAGCGTGGGGGCGCCTCTCGCCGTAA
- a CDS encoding RNA polymerase sigma factor, giving the protein MEDDLQALCARGEYNLAVEQALSAYGPELRRLMGAVLRDEVQAQEAFSLFCECLLKGLPEFRWESSFRTWSQRIARNVCFKVLNAPTVRHRHVSLSEISARSAPRRSTTRPWQRSTVKDRFRSLCERLDPEQQKLLVLRVDQKLSWPQVVRALSDSGESLTDEQQARKAAALRQQFQRLKAQLRALAIEEGLIAQSDTRA; this is encoded by the coding sequence GTGGAAGACGACCTGCAAGCGCTCTGCGCTCGAGGCGAGTACAACCTCGCCGTCGAACAGGCGCTGAGCGCCTACGGGCCGGAGCTCCGCCGACTCATGGGCGCCGTCCTCCGGGACGAGGTCCAGGCCCAGGAGGCTTTCAGCCTCTTCTGTGAATGCCTCCTGAAGGGGCTGCCGGAGTTCCGGTGGGAGAGCTCCTTCCGGACCTGGTCGCAGCGCATCGCGCGGAATGTCTGCTTCAAGGTGCTGAACGCGCCCACCGTGCGGCATCGGCACGTCAGCCTGTCTGAAATCTCCGCGCGCTCCGCGCCCCGGCGCTCCACCACGCGCCCCTGGCAGCGAAGCACCGTCAAGGACCGCTTCCGCTCGCTCTGCGAACGGCTGGACCCCGAGCAGCAGAAGCTGCTGGTGCTCCGGGTGGATCAGAAGCTCTCCTGGCCGCAGGTGGTGCGCGCGCTGTCGGACTCCGGCGAGTCCCTGACGGACGAGCAGCAGGCCCGCAAGGCGGCGGCGCTGCGTCAGCAGTTCCAGCGGCTCAAGGCCCAGCTGCGCGCCCTGGCCATCGAGGAAGGGCTCATCGCGCAATCAGACACCCGCGCCTAG
- a CDS encoding low temperature requirement protein A codes for MHPPTEHVHHPERRATWTELFFDVVYVVAIARLAHELKEDPTLPGAAAFAGLFVPVWWSWIGVTVYADRFDADDAADRLLLALQMLGVAALAVQIHDGAGTHAPGLALAYCGLRLLLILLYARAWRHIPQARPLAARYMVGFSLALLPWLASVFVPSPLRFCLWAAGIVIDLLTPLASRPQQRALPLSPAHLPERFGLFTLIVLGESVAAVVGGVTGQHWAAGSVLTAVLSFAYAFAMGWLYFDKKHATVHPKRRSAQVWVYTHLFLMMGLTASGAGVELLIASPPGEPVSAAARWLFCAATASGFAAFAVILRAMACSTGGRPGRDLRPGMLLGAAGTMLLLGHCGEALPPYVLTGSAGALAALPLVAHPSRGRTLGAGV; via the coding sequence GTGCATCCCCCTACCGAGCACGTGCATCACCCGGAGCGAAGGGCCACCTGGACCGAGCTCTTCTTCGACGTGGTGTACGTCGTGGCCATCGCGCGGCTCGCGCATGAGCTGAAGGAGGACCCGACGCTCCCGGGCGCCGCCGCGTTCGCGGGCCTCTTCGTCCCGGTGTGGTGGTCATGGATTGGCGTGACCGTCTACGCGGACCGGTTCGACGCGGACGACGCCGCCGACCGGCTGCTGCTCGCCCTCCAGATGCTGGGGGTGGCGGCGCTCGCCGTGCAGATCCACGACGGTGCGGGCACCCACGCGCCCGGCCTGGCGCTGGCCTACTGCGGGCTGCGGCTGCTGCTCATCCTCCTCTACGCACGCGCCTGGCGGCACATCCCGCAGGCCCGGCCCCTGGCGGCCCGGTACATGGTGGGCTTCTCGCTCGCGCTGCTGCCGTGGCTCGCCTCGGTCTTCGTCCCGTCCCCGCTGCGCTTCTGCCTCTGGGCCGCGGGCATCGTCATCGACCTGCTCACCCCCCTGGCCTCCCGGCCCCAGCAGCGAGCGCTGCCGCTGAGCCCCGCGCACCTGCCCGAGCGCTTTGGCCTGTTCACCCTCATCGTGCTGGGCGAGTCGGTGGCCGCGGTGGTGGGCGGAGTGACCGGTCAGCACTGGGCCGCCGGCTCCGTGCTGACCGCCGTGCTGTCCTTCGCCTACGCCTTCGCGATGGGGTGGCTCTACTTCGACAAGAAGCACGCCACCGTCCACCCGAAGCGACGTTCGGCGCAGGTCTGGGTCTACACCCATCTCTTCCTGATGATGGGCCTGACGGCGAGCGGAGCGGGCGTGGAGCTGCTGATCGCCAGTCCTCCCGGCGAGCCCGTCAGCGCCGCCGCGCGGTGGCTCTTCTGTGCCGCCACCGCCAGCGGCTTCGCGGCGTTCGCGGTCATCCTGCGCGCCATGGCGTGCTCGACCGGCGGGCGTCCGGGGCGCGACCTCCGGCCCGGGATGCTGCTGGGGGCCGCGGGCACGATGCTGCTCCTGGGCCATTGCGGCGAGGCCCTTCCCCCGTACGTGCTGACCGGGAGCGCGGGGGCGCTCGCCGCCCTCCCGCTCGTCGCGCACCCCAGCCGCGGGCGCACGCTAGGCGCGGGTGTCTGA